The DNA segment ctacATGCATGTTTGGATCAAAATCCACTGCTTGCGTTCTAGATGCCGGCGGAACGGAAAGTTAATGAAAATAAGTGCCAGGCTGAAAGTGTTAATTTCtgttttcactagcgcatctggcgacgGCTGGTAGAATCTCTTTTGTGTcctcgagggaatggtcgtgctgGATCTCAAATTTATGTAGtctttttaaagtttttttttatgcaaaaatggcTGAAACACATGCATAACATGCTTAACTATAAAATCCAGTTTGATTCAATCAATTCCAAAAAAACCTTTTCGAGTCcagttttaaataaaaaaacaaggaaaaataacatattttctgaagcgcaacctgtttggaaaaatgcttcggccagccgccgccagatgcgctggtgaaaatttaaattacactagcgattacggacaatgtcccccggccttaagAAACCAAACACGCCTATGCTCTTCGAGATACCGAAATCCAATTTGATTTCGAAGCCGAAGCCGATAATTGAGGAGCCAACTCCGATTCCGTagccgattccgaaaccgGTTCCTTGGACGATTCCGATACCGAGGTGATTCagattccagaaccgattccacaaattgattccggacctactatctggaatcgattccacaaAAATTCGGAGctagtcggaatcgattccgtccACAACTTCAATTTTCCCATCGCtacaacaaaacatcaacagTAAACAAAGGAGGCATAATTATCAAGTaccaaaaaggcaaacaaaaagacGCGTAAGTACAGTCTAtaagtaaaataatttaaatgaaacaagTACGATGCTTGTAATGTTTTCACTTACAGATCTAACCAACCCTAAACTCCTCCCGATCCCGCTGTAACTGACAGTTGGAAGCAACCAAAAGGTGATTCATCCAATGCAAGCCCTTCATCTAATCACTCCTGTTGCGGTAATGTGTGCAATGCAGCAAGTGTCGCTATATGACGCAATGGTATGCACATTTCGATATTTATTGCAATACGTTCAATATAAAACACCGGGACGGAGCGCGGGCGCCCATCAGTTGTCAATGTCGGGCGGGTTTGCCACAGTGCCTGGACAGTGCTCGCAAAGTCTGAGTCATCAACGACACATCAACGATGGATAGAAGAAAATTTCATAGGAACAACTTTAAGGACGATCTGCTGCACTGGTGTGCGGCAAACAATTGGCCAAAAGAGGTGCAGAAGCGTTTGGAGAAGGGTGACAGTCCATACCGTGCGAACAAGGACGGCCTATCGCCAATGCACGCGGCCATAGCGCATGATGCGACACTGGCCGTGAAGATACTGCTCGAGTGCTACGCCTCCGATGTGGCGATCGTGAAAGAGCACATGCAGAAGAGGTTCATGTGGAAAGCGGAAAACAATTGCTGGAAAAAGCGGCCCATCCTGGTGGCCTGCACCGAGGAGGAGTGCAAGCAAGTGGCGCAGTTGGCCAGCTCCTGCCCCTCGGCTATCCCGTTCAATGTGCAAGTGTTTGTGTTACTTCGTTCGCCCACCGTGGACGACGTCAACCGGCTCGTCGCGCTGGACGTGTGCTCGGCGGAAAAGCGAACCGACGTAATGCGCTGCATCAATGCGCTTCTGCCCAACGGGGTCGTTTCGCTGGACAAGACAGATTTGCGGTCGGATTGTTTGACCTACCTGCAGACCGCCTGTCTGTACGATCGTGCCGGCATGGTGGCCCTGCTGGTTGCCCACGGCTCACAGCTGTCTGCTACGGGAGAGTACGAGAGCATTCCCCTGATGACTGCCATCCGTACGATGAAGATGTACATCGTTAAGCTGCTGCTCACGAAGTACATCAACCGGTACGATCCAACCGTGCAGGACAGCAGACAAAGAAATGCGTTTCACATCGCGGTAGAGCAGAGCAATCCGCAAATGGTGGATTACGTACTGAAGGCTTTGATTGCCTATCGTAGAGAGCAATTTGGTGAAACGGAATCGCAAGCATTCAATCGTATCTTTACCCACCGTTGTGAAGAATACAGCTACATAACCACGTGGACATTCGTAAGATCACATTCAAAAGAACAATGCAGCAAATATGTGGTACAGTATGGGCTGGACCTAGCGTACCAGAACGGTGAAAACGCGAATGTTGTAGAATTGTTAACGAGAAAGATAGCACTCGAGTACTGTTTCGAGGGAATCCGACGAAATGTGGACATTCTGAAGTTGGCAGCTTATGATGGGGATAACGTGCTCCATCATCTCTTCAAACACGATCATCTGGAGTTTTTGAAGGAGCTATACGAGCAGAATCCCTCTGTTAAACCCATCTTCGAAACCACAGCCGCGTTTCCAATCTTAGGCATCACACTGAGGCACAGAAAGGTGGAAATGCTAAGGTTTATCCTGGACCATCATAAAGACTACCTACGTTCCGAACCCGCCAAACTGCAGGAGTACGCTACCGGTCAGCCCTGGTTCGACAGGTCCGTGTACAGGGAGCCGTTTACATTGCTGGCAGCCGCATTCCCCGAGCAGCAGGATGTGATCAACCAAACCATTACGGAAGCAATCAAACGTCAGCAGACTAAATGTAAGTATTGAGTGGAAGTATCTTTAGCGTAATTGTCACTCACGCTCGATCACATTTGCAGCTTTCACCGACCGATTCTACGCACTTCAGAAATCGTTCGATGATGCTATGGCAGCGCTGAAAGCGGAAGGACTCCCACTGGAACACGTGGTGGACGAGCGAAACAGGAACATTCTTCACCAGGCAGTGGATTGGGATGAGCTAGAGCTGATCAAAAACCTGCTGGCCTGTGGCACTGACCTACACCAAAAGGATGACGAAGGCAATTGGCCAATATTTTCGGTTCGAAGTATGGACGCGTTTGAATTGCTGTACCCCAAAATGCGCATAGATCCAACGGTCACCAACGACCATGGGTACAATCTGCTGCATTTCGCCAGCAAGGTGGGAAGCTACTCTCGCCAAGCGATCCTCACGAAGCTGCTGGAGCTTGGGTTCGATATAAACCATCCGACGCACGACGGTAATGTACCACTGTCCCTAGCGAACTGCTGTTCGACGGTCAGCTACCTGCTCAAGCAAGGTGCCGACGTGGAGCTAGTGAACGGAAGCGCATTGGTGCAGACGTTGCACGGTAAGCAGCACTGCGCGGCTTGGGCTTTACTACCGAAAATTGCACACCTCAGCTGGTTCCCCGAGATTGCGCACGCTTTCCTGCCCTGGATGCTGGGCAATCAGAATCGTGACTTTTTCACCTGCAGCTGCGGTCGATATCTGGAACAGTATCCCGACATACGAAAAACGCTATTCGACAGTTTGTACAACCATTCCCGAACGGAAGCGGCCGAGTTCTTTCGGAAGGTGTGTCACCGGGCAATCAACGACGCGGCTCGTTGGTTTTTGGACTATGGGTACGAAATCGATTTCGACGTGCGCGACGAGTACGGCTGCACACCGCTGCTGGGTATGCTCGTGTACATGGAGGAACCCAATCTGGACGTGATAGAACGGTTGCTGCAGAAGGGCGTAACACTGAAAGCAAGGGATAACTGGGGGCGAAATCCGTTGATTGCAATTGCACACCGTTTTCGGAGCGCTCAATGGTACGGCCATTCGCTAAAGACCATCGAGCTGCTGCTTGATCATGGTGTGGAAATAAACGCACAGGATGATAGTGGAAACACTGCCCTGCATTACGCGTTTGAGGAAATGCAGCTCGAGCTGGCGGAGCTTTTAATGGCACGCGGTGCAGATAGGAAGCTCAAAAACAACGCACAGAAGCTGCCGTACCAGATGGTTCGCAAAAGTTTGCTACCTTTATACGCGTTCCTTGGTTAGGGAATAGAGAAGAGGACGCGTCGAAGAGCCGCAATGCACCAAAGATTCAAAACGTAAGCCCAGAAAGTACAAGTTCGAAAAGTATTCTAGAAATAGTAACAAGAATAAATATAGAACCTTGCTATCTATAGATGGGCAGGGAGGAGTAGAAGGAGATGGAGGAGCAACGCATATTGATGGTACATTTTATTGCCGGTTCGTTGATGTGTGAATGGAAAGAACGAACTCTTCCTCAACCCAGCTACCGTTGCTGTGCCGTGCAATAAGGATTTATCAGCGTGCCGGAAGCAACGTTGTcgagaatgatgatgatgatgatgatgttcaaCAAACTCTACTGCTGCCCGTTTACGAGATCGCGTATCGCGTATGCTGGCGATCgtgtgctggctggctggctggctggctggcttgcCCGGAGAACCGTTCTGGCTTGCCCACACGCTGGTGGGGCATTTACGTTTCAGAACGTTATCAGGCACTCGTTCTTCTGCTGTGGGTTGTTATCAGCCACGTTTCGTCAGGCTCGACCCGCTCTTCCTGTAGTTATCTCGCTTGCTTCCATGGAAATGTTATACGTACGGTCCAGTGCAGacgaaaagagaaacaaaataacacaccgAGCATCGTGCAACCATGCATCGGTTCGTGCGCTTGTGAACGCAGCCAGCCTTTCGGATGCTGTACCAACCCCAGCGACCAAGTTAGTCGCTGACTGAACGCGAACAGCTTCACTCGGCAGGGCAGAGTCAACGGCAAGAAAAGCCACCAGAGCGTACGCACGGTGCTCCTCTGTGCTTAATGTAGCGTTGTAGTTTGGCCAGGTGTATTCGTCGGTTCTGCGTTTAAAGCGTTCTGTGCAATTGAATATTGTGATTTGTGCTTCCACTATCACGGGTGACAGTGTACTACCCAAAGGCAATCGAGCGCCAACGACGACACAGCTACAAAAGTGGCCACCGGGAGCGATGTTTAGATTTCATTCACCGTGCTCATTTACTCTGCTGTGTGCGATCGCACTAGGTAATGTGTTTCGATTTAAATAGGAATTAATTCGCACAAAATGAAatacaaatgtgttttcttccctttGGTTAAAAGGGAAGACAAAAATAAATCGAGTAAAATTGCTGAAATGCCTTCCACGTAAAACGCATTGCCTTCCCAGCTCTGTGAGATAGTGCCGTGGTCTGGGTTCGTTCCTTCAGCACCGTCGAACAGTTATATCGCTTATCAGTCTAACGGTCTAGTTTCCTGTTTCTGTTTGGGACCCCTCCCGTTTTCCCTCACGATCTTACAGTGGCCGTACTTATAAGGTCGACGCAGAGCTGCGATCTGGACCAAACGCAACAGGGATGCCGGATAGATAACGGTCAGTGCACTTGTGCGTTTGGCTGCAAATCGGAATTTCGCTACGCCACCAAGAAGGAGTGCCAGGATGCATTGAAGGTTCGTTCCCCTTCTTATGCACACTACAgtcaacagagagagagagagagagagagaatgacaAAGAGATTGACCCTTTTCATATTTTCCCAGGGACGCTCCAGTGACATCTGCAACCGACAGCCATGCATGAACGGGGGTACGTGCACGCAAGTAACGACAATGCCACAGTACAAGTGTCGCTGCGAAGGAACCGGCTACTGGGGTAACCGATGTCACCGAAGTaagtaaagagagagagagagagagtgcatGTGCACATATGGTGCATATTATTGATGCGTGGGCTTATCGGCATcattttcttctgctttttgCTTTCCAGTGTGCCCTAAACCCGACCAGCTGCCCCCGGGCACCAAGTTCCCTCACGAGTGTGTCGTTATTTAGATACTGGCTTTTGATTTCGTTCCTCCGTCACATAGTTAGATCCAATTACATCAGTATACGTATAAGTCGAATCTCTACCAGGAAAGGGGCGCGAAAGAGAGACGGATTTAGTACAATGAAAAGAGTAGCAAAGTGTTTGTTTATCACTAACCCTGCACGCCCGTTTCTACCAAACTTATAACCATACTGTACCCTTGTATGTGTCGCGCGGCACACTCTACACGCGGCATCATTTGTTACGACGAACCCATGACGATAATACGCATTGATAAGCCTTTGCTTACCCACATCTTATGGGCACCCCTTTCACACTACCTACAGCAGCCGCAAACAGATGAAATAGCACTGTAATGCACGAAGCGGTTAGGACGGACGGAGTGCCTATAAAGCAAATGTAATATCTGTACGTACTGGTGAATGATACAGAACACTGATCTAGAAACATttgataaaaacaacaacaacaaagtcCCTCGCACCAAACACTACTCTAGCAAATACGACGAACAGTTTGAATCAAACTAGCTCTTAGACAATATTGTTTCACAATAAAGttctattttcaataaatttgttgaattgaaaaattcGATGGTACACTAGTAGAAATAagatgaaattaattaataagatTACAGCCAATTAAATAGGACGTTATTAATGAACTGTTGTTGTAGAcgctcttcttttctttggcacaaccacaacaaccgttgtcggccaaGGCCTGCTTGTACCACTCCCCGCTCTAATGGAGGCTTggttttcagtgactaattgatcacacacacacagcaggatagtcaagtcCTACACAATATGGGGGCACGGTGCATTCGGtgcttgaacctatgacgaCCATGTTATTATTAGGTCGTGCGATTTGACGACTATACCACCAGACTGGACTAACCAGCAACGCTTATATATCCTGAAAAACCACACTAAACACCTGAATGTCATCATACCATACCAGAAACGAAGAAAGAGAACGAAAGCCGAAACattagtttgttttgtgtaatgcttatttggttgttttgtttgtttgtttgttgttgtttgcttgcttggtTTATTGGTTACATCAGAGCTTTGCGTGTTTACTTCGTTCAGTTACAATGTTGTattgatttcatttgttttttgttgttttatttaaattttacgttttttttttgttttgttttgtttttttttctgttatgtttcatttttttttattttgttcaccTGTAGAATTATAATCATGCTCATACATACTGGTTCTGAACTGTCCTTTCTTTACCCCTCTTTCGCTTTATTCCTTCCTATTATCGGGATCGGTCTTCCCCCTCTCGCTGTCTTCAGAAAAGCGCTCGGAAAGtttacttgtgtgtgtgtgttgtgtattttgtgtttttctttttcaactTCAACTCGACCCAGAACAAAAATGTCATCCTTTGCAAGCAATTTCACTTGAAACAAAGAACCAGATAAAACTAGCTCGTTTACAACGTTCCAGGTTCATTAGTTCATCTAAACAAGAGGGTAGCATAGCTTGATAAGAATAAATTTTTCCACCTCCACATGCAGGGTTCACGTATGCTACTCCAGGACGCCGTCGTCGTTTATGTGCTGCCGTCATTCGTCCGCTGTGTCTGACAATTTGTGTTTCCGTTTTTTATCGCTTTGCACATCAACTATTCAACAATAGTTTTAAATCGGGCCATCCTGAGCTAAAGCAACTTACGCACTAAAACACGTTACGCGCGCGCCTGTTTGCGCCATTGCAATACACGGGCACAGACACAGTTTtcgcaaatgtttttttgcatatgtttgtttgcagtttctttttttcttttgtagcATGATTGCTTGCGCGACAatcaaaaagggaaagaaaaccgTAAAAAACAACCGAATATAAATATCAGGCCATTGTTGCCCTATTATTATG comes from the Anopheles coluzzii chromosome 2, AcolN3, whole genome shotgun sequence genome and includes:
- the LOC120952000 gene encoding neurogenic locus notch homolog protein 1-like, encoding MFRFHSPCSFTLLCAIALVAVLIRSTQSCDLDQTQQGCRIDNGQCTCAFGCKSEFRYATKKECQDALKGRSSDICNRQPCMNGGTCTQVTTMPQYKCRCEGTGYWGNRCHRMCPKPDQLPPGTKFPHECVVI
- the LOC120951999 gene encoding uncharacterized protein LOC120951999; the protein is MDRRKFHRNNFKDDLLHWCAANNWPKEVQKRLEKGDSPYRANKDGLSPMHAAIAHDATLAVKILLECYASDVAIVKEHMQKRFMWKAENNCWKKRPILVACTEEECKQVAQLASSCPSAIPFNVQVFVLLRSPTVDDVNRLVALDVCSAEKRTDVMRCINALLPNGVVSLDKTDLRSDCLTYLQTACLYDRAGMVALLVAHGSQLSATGEYESIPLMTAIRTMKMYIVKLLLTKYINRYDPTVQDSRQRNAFHIAVEQSNPQMVDYVLKALIAYRREQFGETESQAFNRIFTHRCEEYSYITTWTFVRSHSKEQCSKYVVQYGLDLAYQNGENANVVELLTRKIALEYCFEGIRRNVDILKLAAYDGDNVLHHLFKHDHLEFLKELYEQNPSVKPIFETTAAFPILGITLRHRKVEMLRFILDHHKDYLRSEPAKLQEYATGQPWFDRSVYREPFTLLAAAFPEQQDVINQTITEAIKRQQTKSFTDRFYALQKSFDDAMAALKAEGLPLEHVVDERNRNILHQAVDWDELELIKNLLACGTDLHQKDDEGNWPIFSVRSMDAFELLYPKMRIDPTVTNDHGYNLLHFASKVGSYSRQAILTKLLELGFDINHPTHDGNVPLSLANCCSTVSYLLKQGADVELVNGSALVQTLHGKQHCAAWALLPKIAHLSWFPEIAHAFLPWMLGNQNRDFFTCSCGRYLEQYPDIRKTLFDSLYNHSRTEAAEFFRKVCHRAINDAARWFLDYGYEIDFDVRDEYGCTPLLGMLVYMEEPNLDVIERLLQKGVTLKARDNWGRNPLIAIAHRFRSAQWYGHSLKTIELLLDHGVEINAQDDSGNTALHYAFEEMQLELAELLMARGADRKLKNNAQKLPYQMVRKSLLPLYAFLG